A part of Miscanthus floridulus cultivar M001 chromosome 6, ASM1932011v1, whole genome shotgun sequence genomic DNA contains:
- the LOC136461160 gene encoding uncharacterized protein, whose protein sequence is MFESVYTEHLKGRKVLLETPTGFAVFLVKDFAFEQDKNIWVHFSDPECAIQALVALGFKKVDNKSAARNGDAGPGKDLVQLIMKFCRTGETLIVQDKELKASIEKKIGITCRCDGYDVGEVIWGIKNVLHAFIREEERNITQEYCLPVSKGLQEALQYYVVNIPPRMVDKTFITKFGFLCYLDMNLEGFPKELSRSFDEYVGIGDTIKDGLDYAKVLAMVLVPDLVEERGFSETFSHDLESKLHQAKLFQANRKDDLTMHDLEKIMGYLDYLLYVPQLRDKIIMDVKLMEATLLRSLKAVQRVDVSEPVDFNKMEFRRVLLETPSGFAIFNVREDVFRNPKDIWTYFTDILDARKLVFAIGFVSVDEKSVTRNSHDGPGDKLEQLILRFCNAKRELVVQDTQLKAVIESKLDVKCWTGDQVVEEVIWGLKYVMPHFILEERNKITDNYFLPLSKQLLEDLETYRINVSTSEITADIIDLFGYVKILDIILKKTSKALHTKCDCYVSDIIVSEDDVTYASMIAKVLVPEFKEEIGLPEIAGGLGSKLMDLPKDARKAIANCDKQEILEYLKRLSDICKEKKCAFEKLLEIEAQVGVARMAVGNEAVGKDDEGKTNIKGSNKDGGSRKKRETEVTNKGKTETMGSSKDDRFANNGETKPMENGRSANKGKRVNEGKTKTNIARKSVVHPKIV, encoded by the exons ATGTTTGAAAGTGTGTATACGGAACATTTGAAGGGAAGGAAGGTGCTGCTTGAGACGCCCACTGGTTTCGCAGTCTTCCTTGTGAAGGATTTTGCTTTCGAACAAGACAAG AATATCTGGGTGCACTTCTCGGATCCAGAATGCGCAATTCAG GCTCTTGTTGCCTTGGGCTTCAAAAAAGTTGATAACAAATCTGCTGCTCGGAATGGTGATGCTGGTCCTGGAAAGGACCTGGTGCAACTAATTATGAAATTCTGCAGGACTGGAGAGACATTAATTGTTCAAGATAAGGAACTTAAAGCTTCTATCGAGAAAAAGATT GGTATCACATGTAGATGTGATGGATATGATGTTGGTGAGGTGATATGGGGGATAAAAAATGTTTTGCATGCATTTATACGTGAAGAAGAGCGCAATATAACACAGGAATATTGTCTTCCAGTGAGCAAGGGATTGCAAGAGGCCTTACAATATTATGTAGTCAATATCCCGCCAAGAATG GTTGACAAAACTTTCATAACCAAATTTGGTTTCCTGTGCTACCTTGACATGAACCTAGAGGGTTTTCCAAAGGAATTGTCAAGGTCATTTGATGAGTATGTTGGGATTGGTGACACTATTAAAGATGGCTTGGACTATGCGAAAGTGCTTGCAATGGTACTTGTTCCTGACTTGGTGGAAGAACGTGGTTTCTCTGAG ACATTTTCTCATGATTTGGAATCAAAGTTGCATCAGGCTAAACTGTTTCAAGCTAATCGTAAAGATGACCTTACTATGCATGACTTGGAAAAGATAATGGGATACCTTGATTACCTCCTGTATGTTCCTCAGCTGAGAGACAAGATTATTATGGATGTGAAGCTTATGGAAGCGACACTTCTCAGATCTCTCAAGGCAGTCCAAAGGGTTGATGTATC GGAACCTGTAGATTTCAATAAAATGGAGTTCAGGAGGGTGCTGCTCGAGACTCCCTCAGGTTTTGCTATATTTAATGTTCGTGAAGATGTGTTTCGTAATCCTAAG GATATCTGGACTTATTTTACGGATATACTTGATGCACGCAAA CTTGTCTTTGCCATTGGTTTTGTAAGTGTTGATGAAAAATCTGTTACCCGTAATAGTCATGATGGCCCTGGTGACAAACTGGAACAGCTCATTCTTAGATTCTGCAATGCTAAAAGGGAATTGGTTGTTCAAGATACACAGCTTAAAGCTGTTATCGAATCAAAACTT GATGTCAAATGCTGGACAGGTGACCAAGTTGTGGAAGAGGTTATTTGGGGACTAAAGTATGTCATGCCTCATTTTATATTGGAGGAAAGGAATAAGATTACTGATAACTATTTTCTCCCACTGAGCAAGCAACTGCTAGAGGACCTGGAAACATATCGAATCAATGTCTCCACAAGTGAG ATTACTGCAGATATTATAGATTTGTTTGGTTATGTGAAAATTCTTGACATAATCCTCAAGAAAACTTCCAAGGCTTTACACACCAAATGCGATTGTTATGTTTCTGATATCATAGTCAGTGAAGATGATGTGACCTATGCAAGCATGATCGCAAAGGTTCTGGTTCCTGAGTTTAAGGAAGAAATTGGGCTCCCTGAG ATTGCTGGTGGTTTGGGATCAAAGCTAATGGATCTGCCTAAAGATGCCAGAAAAGCTATTGCTAATTGTGACAAACAAGAAATCCTGGAGTACCTGAAAAGGCTTTCAGATATTTGCAAAGAGAAAAAGTGTGCATTTGAGAAGCTCCTGGAAATTGAAGCTCAAGTTGGTGTTGCCAGGATGGCTGTCGGTAATGAAGCTGTTGGTAAGGATGATGAGGGCAAGACAAACATAAAGGGTAGCAACAAGGACGGTGGATCTAGAAAGAAGCGCGAGACAGAGGTTACTAACAAGGGCAAAACAGAAACAATGGGTAGCAGTAAGGATGATCGATTTGCAAATAACGGCGAGACAAAACCAATGGAGAATGGCCGATCTGCAAATAAGGGCAAGAGAGTTAACGAGGGCAAGACAAAAACAAACATAGCAAGAAAATCTGTGGTCCATCCAAAAATTGTTTAA